CGGCCAGATTGATCACCGGGATGAAGCCCAGCACGAACAACACCAGCATGCGCGGCAACATCCAGCCCAGCTTGTGCAGTTCGCGTCGAATGCCATCAAGCGCCTGCTGCCACAGTGAGCGTTCATCACTGACAGGCGCATTCGACAGGCGCTGCTCGATACGCTCGGCGAGAAACCCGTAAAAGGGGGAAGCGATGGCATTGGCCACCATGGTAAAGGTAAAGATCACCGCCAGTGCCATGGCCACGACCAGGATCGGCCAGATCAGCCATGACAACCAGGCAAGCCAGGAGGGCACCTGGGCCATCCAGTAATCGATCCATCCCTCGAAACTGTTCACCAGCCACCACACTGCAGCGATGTAGAGCAGCAGATTGATCAGCAGGGGGATATAGACGTAGCGCCGCGCACCGGGGCGCAGCACCATGCGGATGCCCTCTCCGAGGGCAGAGGCAGCGTTGATCAAGCGGGGATCTCCGACTCCGTCATTACTGCCGGCATGCTAACCGCCTGGTCGAACAAACGCGATATCTGACTGACGGGGCAGGCCCTACGCCTTGTCGGTGTCGTTATCCGCATCCCTGTCCCCGCGCTTGCGACTCAGCGAAGCACGCGGATGCTCCGGCGCATGGCGGATATCCAGTCCCTTGACCAGATAGATCACCGATTCGGCGAGATTGTTGGCATGATCGCCAACCCGTTCCAGGGCACGCAGAATCCACAGCACATGCAGCACCGGGCTGATGGCCCGGGGGTCCTCCATCATGAAGGTCACCAGTGAGCGCATGGCACTGCGGTACTCTTCGTCGACGGTTTCGTCATCCTCCAGCACACCCAGCGCCAGCTCGGTATCAAAGCGGGCAAACGCCGTCAGCGACTGGCGCACCATTTCCCGAACCTGGCCGGCGATACGACGCACCTCGGTATAACCGCGGGTAGTCTCGCCCAGTTCGATCAGGGTCAGGGCGTTGCGGGCAATCTTGTTGGCTTCGTCACCGATCCGCTCAAGATCGGAAGCAGCTCGCGTTACGGCCAGCACCAGACGCAGATCGGAAGCCGCCGGCTGTCGACGCGCCAGAATCTGGGTACATTCGTCATCGATGCGCAGCTGCATCTCGTTGACCTGCCGGTCATTGTCGCGGACTTTTTCGGCAGCCCGACTGTCATTGTCCAGCAGCGCCGCCACGGCTTCCTGAATCTGCCGCTCGACCAGTCCGCCCATGCCCATCAGATGCGTCTTGAGCGACTCAAGCTCCTGATTGAACTGACTGGAAATATGCTGGCTGTGTCGATCGTTGGTAATGTCCATGCTCACTCCCGCGGCGCCACTGGCGCGTCCTTGCCCTGTCAGGTAGTCATTGTTCGTCTCAGACTACGATACCCCTGTGTCGATTGCATGACAGCAAGGAGGAAAAACGCATCAGATAATTGCCACAAAGGTCGAAGATCAGGTCAGCGCCTCGAGTTTGGCAAATCCCAGCACCAGCCACTTGTCACCCTCGTGCTCGAAACTGACCTGTACCCGGGCCCGCTGCCCCTGACCCTCGGCATTGATGATGACGCCTTCACCGAAGACCGGATGACGCACCCACTGCCCCAGTGACAGTGACGGCTGCTCATCATCGCCCTCAACCGATTCCTGTCGAATACCTGCACTGCCGCCCTGTGCCGACATCGGCCGTGACACCTGACCACGCAGACGCACTTCCTCGAGGTACTCTTCCGGGAGCTCGCGCAAAAACCGCGAAGGCCTTTGCCAGGTCTCCTTGCCGTGCAGGCGCCGGGTTTCGGCATGAGTCAGATAGAGACGTTCCATCGCCCGGGTGATGCCGACATAACAGAGCCGGCGCTCCTCCTCGAGTCTTCCCGGCTCCTCCAGTGACATCCTGTGCGGGAAAAGTCCCTCTTCGACTCCGGCGATAAAGACCACCGGAAATTCGAGTCCCTTGGCGGAGTGCAGTGTCATCATCTGCACCGCATCCTCGAATTCGTCGGCTTCGTGCTCACCGGAGTTGAGCGCCGCTTCGGAGAGGAATTCACCCAGCGAATTGCTGGCCCCATCATCGATGGCCTCGAAGGCATCGCCCTGGGCATAGGCCTTCGCGGCGCTGACCAGCTCCTCGAGATTCTCGACCCGAGCCTGCCCCTTTTCGCCCTTCTCGGCGCGATGGTGTTCAATCAGCCCGGTGGCGCGGATGACATGATCGATGATCTCGTGGAGTGCCAATCCCTGGGTATCGTTATCGAGCTGATCGATCAGATCGCTGAAGGCGCGCACCGAGCTGGCGGCGCGCCCCTTGAGAATACCGGCGGCCGGTGCATCGTTGACCGCCTGCCACAGCGAGGTGCCTTCATCACGAGCCCGCGCTCGCAGCATTTCGACACTGCGAGTCCCGATCCCACGGGCCGGTACGTTGATCACCCGTTCCAGCGAGGCATCATCGTCGCGTGAAATCAGCAGCCGCAGATAGGCCAGTGCATTCTTGATCTCGAGGCGTTCGTAGAAGCGCTGCCCTCCATAAATGCGGTAGGGCACTCCGGCGCGAATCAGCGATTCCTCGATCACTCGCGATTGCGCATTGGAGCGATACAGGATGGCGAACTCGCGTCGCATTCGGCCTTCGCGAACCTGTTCGGCGATGGTGTCAACGATGAAGCGTGCCTCATCAAGATCGTTGAAGCCCCCATAGACCCGAATCTTCTCGCCCGCCTCGACCTCGGTCCACAGCTCCTTGCCCATGCGTCCGGCATTGTTGCGAATCAGCGCGTTGGCGGTTTCCAGAATGGCGCTGGTGGAACGATAGTTTTGCTCGAGCCGTACCAGACGGGTATCGGGAAACTCGCTGCGAAAGCGCTCCAGATTCTCCACCTTCGCGCCACGCCAGCCGTAGATCGACTGGTCATCGTCGCCGACAGCGGTCAGACAGGCCCGATCACCGGCCAGCAGCTTCAGCCAGGCGTATTGCAGGGTATTGGTATCCTGAAACTCATCGACCAGCAGGTGTTGAAAACGCTCGCGATAGTGCGCCAGCAGACGCGGATTGTCGCGCAGAAGTTCGAGCGCACGCAGCAGCAGTTCGCCGAAATCGACCAGCCCGCTGCGCTCACACGCCTGCTGATAGAGGGTATAGAGCTCGACCATTTGCGCCATGTACTGATCGCCATGGGGATCGACATCCCCCGGTCGCAGCCCTTCCTCCTTGCAGCCACCGATGAAGTACTGCACCTGTTTGGGCGGGAAGCGCTCATCATCGATGCTGTATTCGCGCAGCAATCTTTTGACCAGCCGGAGCTGATCGTCGCTGTCGATGATCTGGAAGTGCTCGGCCAGCCCGGCATCGCGCCAGTGGGTACGCAACAATCGATGCGAGATGGAGTGGAAGGTCCCCACCCACATGCCTCGCAGCGAGGTATCGATCAGCGTTTCCAGCCGCGCCCGCATCTCGCGTGCCGCCTTGTTGGTAAAGGTGACGGCGAGAATCGACCACGGCGAAAGCCCTTCGACCGAGAGCATCCAGGCAATGCGGTGGACCAGCACCCGGGTCTTGCCGGAGCCGGCACCGGCCAGCACCAGCAGGTTACCCTGGGGTGCACCGACGGCGTCGCGCTGCGCCGGATTGAGAGAGTCGAGCAGAGGCGATGCGTCCATGAAACGGGCCTGACAGGATGGGCGAAACGGTCTTCTACCCTAACATATTGTACCGTCCTGCCGCGCCTGCAGCGCCCTGTTCAGACCTCATCATCCTCCGGTGGTGTCCGATCGCGACGCAGCTGTGCGAAGGGATCACGCTCATCGGTTCGCAGCGGCACCAGACTGCGCTTGACTGCCATCAGATGCTCGGTCAATTGCGGGCCGCGCGAACGAGCGACGCCGACGGCGAGAATATCGATCATCACCAGGTGAGCGATGCGTGAACTCAGTGGCCGATAGACCTCGCGATCCTCGAAGACATCGATATAAAGACCGACCGAACACAGCTGGGCCAGCGGCGAGCCGGCAGGACACAGGCCGATGACGGTCGCACCGTGTTCCAGTGCAATTTCAACGCTGGAAAGCAGCGAGCGGGTCCGACCGGTCTGCGAAATGGCCACCACCACATCGTGTTCGGTCAGGGTGACCGCCGACATGTGCTGCATGTGCGGGTCACTGTAGGCAGTGGTGGAAATACGCAGCCGGAAGAACTTGTGCTGGGCATCCACCGCAACGGCGCCCGAGGCGCCGAAACCGTAGAATTCGACCCGGTTGGCTTCGGCCAGGGCCGCGATCGCCTCGCTGATGGCATTGGCATCGAGCCGGTCGCGTACCGACAGCAGCGTCCCCACAGTGGAGTCGAAGATACTGCGCGAAAAGTCGGCAACGCTGTCGGTCTCGTTCATCGAGAACTCGGAAAACTGGGCGCCGGTGGCCAGTGTCTGTGCCAGACGCAGCTTGAAGTCCTGATAGCCTTCGCAGTCGATCGCACGGCAGAAACGAATCACCGTCGGCTCACTGACATTGACGCGCTTTGCCAGATCGGCCAGACGCAGATTCAGTACCTCCTCGGCGTGGCGCAGCACAAAACGCGCCACCTTCTGCTCCGAACGCCGGAACTGCGGCAGTCTGGCGCGCAGCTCATCGAACATGAAGGTACTCATTACCTCTCCTTTCGGGAACGGGATGACAGGGTGAGTGGTGTTGATGTCATCTTTATGTCAATTTGTACAGGTTAAATTCCCGCTGCAATCCATTGCGGGTGACCCCGGCCGTGATTCGCGGCCCCCGAAGCTTCGAATCACTGCCGGGCGCCTGACAGCGTATCGGTCAAGCACCGAAAGCGCTTGTTCGATTCTGGTGTGAGGGAGTCTTCGGATGAAAAACGCCACTTTGAACGATCTCAAGAACGATCTGCTCGGCATTGCCATGGAGCTCGAAGCCGAAGCCGCCGACCAACGGCGTCATACTGCCGCCCAACGCCATCTGAGAGCCCGCCGCGGCATTGAATA
This DNA window, taken from Kushneria phosphatilytica, encodes the following:
- the cysZ gene encoding sulfate transporter CysZ encodes the protein MINAASALGEGIRMVLRPGARRYVYIPLLINLLLYIAAVWWLVNSFEGWIDYWMAQVPSWLAWLSWLIWPILVVAMALAVIFTFTMVANAIASPFYGFLAERIEQRLSNAPVSDERSLWQQALDGIRRELHKLGWMLPRMLVLFVLGFIPVINLAAPVLWALFSAWSLAIQYLDYPMDLHQVSFTRMRELLRRRWWTTLTFGGVVAATVWIPLVNLLIMPGAVAAGVLMWRQHYRTLALPEGNEAAARDRIR
- the phoU gene encoding phosphate signaling complex protein PhoU, with the protein product MDITNDRHSQHISSQFNQELESLKTHLMGMGGLVERQIQEAVAALLDNDSRAAEKVRDNDRQVNEMQLRIDDECTQILARRQPAASDLRLVLAVTRAASDLERIGDEANKIARNALTLIELGETTRGYTEVRRIAGQVREMVRQSLTAFARFDTELALGVLEDDETVDEEYRSAMRSLVTFMMEDPRAISPVLHVLWILRALERVGDHANNLAESVIYLVKGLDIRHAPEHPRASLSRKRGDRDADNDTDKA
- the uvrD gene encoding DNA helicase II yields the protein MDASPLLDSLNPAQRDAVGAPQGNLLVLAGAGSGKTRVLVHRIAWMLSVEGLSPWSILAVTFTNKAAREMRARLETLIDTSLRGMWVGTFHSISHRLLRTHWRDAGLAEHFQIIDSDDQLRLVKRLLREYSIDDERFPPKQVQYFIGGCKEEGLRPGDVDPHGDQYMAQMVELYTLYQQACERSGLVDFGELLLRALELLRDNPRLLAHYRERFQHLLVDEFQDTNTLQYAWLKLLAGDRACLTAVGDDDQSIYGWRGAKVENLERFRSEFPDTRLVRLEQNYRSTSAILETANALIRNNAGRMGKELWTEVEAGEKIRVYGGFNDLDEARFIVDTIAEQVREGRMRREFAILYRSNAQSRVIEESLIRAGVPYRIYGGQRFYERLEIKNALAYLRLLISRDDDASLERVINVPARGIGTRSVEMLRARARDEGTSLWQAVNDAPAAGILKGRAASSVRAFSDLIDQLDNDTQGLALHEIIDHVIRATGLIEHHRAEKGEKGQARVENLEELVSAAKAYAQGDAFEAIDDGASNSLGEFLSEAALNSGEHEADEFEDAVQMMTLHSAKGLEFPVVFIAGVEEGLFPHRMSLEEPGRLEEERRLCYVGITRAMERLYLTHAETRRLHGKETWQRPSRFLRELPEEYLEEVRLRGQVSRPMSAQGGSAGIRQESVEGDDEQPSLSLGQWVRHPVFGEGVIINAEGQGQRARVQVSFEHEGDKWLVLGFAKLEALT
- the hexR gene encoding transcriptional regulator HexR, translating into MSTFMFDELRARLPQFRRSEQKVARFVLRHAEEVLNLRLADLAKRVNVSEPTVIRFCRAIDCEGYQDFKLRLAQTLATGAQFSEFSMNETDSVADFSRSIFDSTVGTLLSVRDRLDANAISEAIAALAEANRVEFYGFGASGAVAVDAQHKFFRLRISTTAYSDPHMQHMSAVTLTEHDVVVAISQTGRTRSLLSSVEIALEHGATVIGLCPAGSPLAQLCSVGLYIDVFEDREVYRPLSSRIAHLVMIDILAVGVARSRGPQLTEHLMAVKRSLVPLRTDERDPFAQLRRDRTPPEDDEV